One Gloeothece verrucosa PCC 7822 DNA window includes the following coding sequences:
- a CDS encoding DEAD/DEAH box helicase has translation MTISFKNLGLSDARVQHLESIGFTNPTDIQQKAIPLLLEGHDVVGQSQTGTGKTAAYSLPLLERIDRHSRSVQALILTPTRELAQQVAQAIKDFVDDRRLFILTVYGGQSIDRQIRSLERGVQIVVGTPGRVIDLLERKKLSLDELQMAVLDEADEMLSMGFIDDVKKILQQTPSTRQTACFSATMPPEIKRLIDQFLKSPVVVSATQHEATPERIDQHIYMVPRGWSKLKALQPILEIEDPESAIIFVRTKQTATELTGKLQESGHHVDEYHGNLSQAQRERLVQRFREGKIKLVVATDIAARGLDVEDLSHVINFDLPDNTETYIHRIGRTGRAGKTGTAISLIEPIDRRMLRQIEHRVGHRLDVSQLPDRSLVEAKRLSKLQTQVKETLAGERMASFLPLVRELSAEYDPLAIAAAALQMVYDQDCPNWMKTDWEVPKETAPKPMLKQQRRYNKSGKPSKFEKSGRHGDRKPVIQNQSR, from the coding sequence ATGACCATTTCTTTCAAAAACCTAGGATTATCTGATGCCCGTGTTCAACATTTAGAATCAATAGGGTTTACTAATCCAACAGATATTCAGCAAAAAGCCATCCCTCTTTTATTAGAAGGTCACGATGTGGTTGGACAATCTCAAACCGGGACAGGTAAGACAGCCGCTTATTCGTTACCGCTATTAGAAAGAATTGATCGACATTCTCGATCAGTGCAAGCACTAATTTTAACACCCACTCGGGAGTTAGCACAACAAGTAGCTCAGGCTATTAAGGATTTTGTGGATGATCGGCGGCTGTTTATTCTAACCGTTTATGGGGGTCAATCCATTGATCGACAAATCCGCAGCTTAGAACGAGGCGTTCAAATAGTAGTGGGAACCCCCGGGCGAGTGATCGATCTCTTAGAACGCAAAAAATTGAGCTTAGATGAACTGCAAATGGCGGTACTCGATGAAGCCGATGAAATGTTAAGCATGGGCTTTATCGACGATGTGAAGAAGATTTTACAACAAACTCCTAGCACTCGTCAGACAGCCTGTTTTTCCGCCACCATGCCGCCAGAAATCAAGCGCTTGATCGATCAATTCTTAAAATCTCCAGTGGTAGTAAGTGCAACTCAGCACGAAGCAACCCCAGAAAGAATCGATCAGCACATTTATATGGTTCCCCGAGGCTGGTCAAAATTAAAAGCCTTACAACCGATTTTAGAAATAGAAGACCCCGAGTCGGCGATTATTTTCGTCAGAACCAAACAAACCGCTACCGAACTCACCGGTAAGTTACAAGAATCCGGACATCATGTGGATGAATATCATGGGAACTTGAGTCAAGCGCAACGGGAACGCTTAGTTCAACGTTTCCGCGAAGGAAAAATTAAGTTAGTGGTAGCCACAGATATCGCGGCAAGAGGTTTAGATGTAGAAGATCTCTCCCACGTGATTAACTTTGATCTACCGGATAACACAGAAACCTATATTCACCGCATAGGACGCACCGGACGCGCAGGCAAAACCGGAACCGCTATTTCTTTAATTGAACCCATTGACCGGCGGATGTTGCGCCAAATTGAGCATCGAGTCGGACATCGCTTAGATGTCAGTCAGCTACCGGACCGCTCTTTAGTAGAAGCCAAGCGGCTTTCCAAACTGCAAACCCAAGTGAAAGAAACCTTGGCCGGCGAAAGGATGGCCTCGTTCTTACCCCTAGTACGGGAATTAAGTGCAGAATACGATCCTTTAGCCATTGCGGCGGCGGCCTTGCAAATGGTCTATGACCAAGATTGTCCTAACTGGATGAAAACAGATTGGGAAGTGCCAAAAGAAACAGCACCCAAACCTATGCTCAAACAGCAACGCCGGTACAATAAGTCTGGTAAACCGAGTAAGTTTGAAAAGTCTGGTCGTCACGGCGATCGTAAACCGGTAATACAAAATCAGTCTCGTTAG
- the thrC gene encoding threonine synthase: MQQLKTQQSINSHSSETPSNSDFKPWRGLIENYRPYLPVTDTTPVITLLEGNTPLIPVPYISEQIGKGVKVFVKFDGLNPTGSFKDRGMTMAISKAKEEGAKAVICASTGNTSASAAAYARRAGMRAFVIIPDGYVAVGKLAQALVYGAEVVAVQGNFDDALKIVRGLSENYPVTLVNSVNPYRLEGQKTAAFEVVDVLGNAPDWLCIPVGNAGNISAYWMGFCQYHQIGKCDRLPRMMGFQAAGSAPFISGKPVSHPETIATAIRIGNPANWDKAWGAKEASQGEFNPVTDAEILEAYRILAAQEGVFCEPASAASVAGLLKVKDQVPAEATVVCVLTGNGLKDPGCAIDNCNNQVKAGITPDLSVVAKVMGF, translated from the coding sequence ATGCAACAACTGAAAACACAGCAATCCATCAATAGCCACTCTTCAGAAACCCCCTCTAACTCAGACTTCAAGCCTTGGCGCGGCTTAATCGAAAATTATCGCCCCTATCTCCCAGTTACCGACACAACCCCGGTTATCACCCTCCTTGAAGGAAATACCCCCCTTATCCCCGTACCCTACATTTCTGAGCAAATAGGAAAAGGAGTAAAAGTATTTGTTAAATTTGATGGCTTAAACCCTACCGGTAGCTTTAAAGACCGGGGGATGACGATGGCTATCTCAAAAGCCAAAGAAGAAGGCGCAAAAGCCGTTATTTGTGCTAGTACCGGTAATACTTCAGCTTCGGCAGCCGCTTACGCCCGTCGTGCCGGAATGCGGGCTTTTGTGATCATTCCCGATGGTTACGTAGCAGTAGGAAAACTCGCTCAAGCGCTAGTCTATGGCGCAGAAGTGGTGGCGGTTCAGGGAAATTTTGATGATGCTTTAAAGATAGTACGGGGGCTATCAGAAAATTATCCAGTTACCTTGGTTAACTCGGTTAACCCTTATCGTCTCGAAGGGCAAAAAACGGCGGCTTTTGAAGTGGTAGATGTGTTGGGGAATGCGCCCGACTGGTTATGTATTCCGGTGGGCAATGCGGGTAATATAAGTGCCTATTGGATGGGTTTTTGTCAGTATCATCAAATCGGAAAATGTGATCGTTTGCCTCGAATGATGGGATTTCAAGCGGCTGGTTCTGCTCCCTTTATTTCAGGGAAACCTGTCTCTCATCCAGAAACCATCGCTACAGCTATCCGTATCGGTAACCCGGCCAATTGGGATAAAGCTTGGGGCGCAAAAGAAGCGAGTCAGGGAGAGTTTAACCCGGTTACGGATGCAGAAATTTTAGAGGCTTATCGTATTTTAGCCGCTCAAGAAGGGGTATTTTGTGAGCCAGCGAGTGCGGCTTCTGTGGCAGGATTGTTAAAGGTTAAAGATCAAGTGCCGGCTGAGGCGACGGTGGTTTGTGTGTTGACGGGTAATGGTCTGAAAGACCCAGGTTGTGCGATCGATAACTGTAATAATCAAGTTAAGGCGGGGATTACTCCGGATTTGTCGGTGGTTGCAAAAGTAATGGGATTTTAG
- a CDS encoding AAA family ATPase: MLSFLYLQNYKNLALPDKLELKNLNIFIGSNGSGKSNLINCLKFLKDCLTTVPEQSRGVSSFEDAIYKIGGDRILDRNILSPAQLRLVYGFNISDNRILDLKIFCSDKRVSISEEFLYRGDTFYENYNNSEPFYYYKFHNKEVNQGVISVYNPEEKRTRFEVLTNISNKILGLAAISSLLEDSPFPPTNTPVYKIRQEIVETVSKWQFYNANNMNLNLIRTSEPKLGLSDIYLSPSGDNLPLVLDNLSYKIDFEDKINLAVKSILPTTRRVRAIRSGQLSLTVEWYFDGINEPFYLNEMSDGTVRMLCWATILFSPHLPSLLVIDEPELGLHVAWMPILAEWIKEAATKTQIIITTHSPDLLDHFTDSLENVFCFYGSDKSHFSVTNLSKDMLDTKLDEGWQLGDLYRVGDPSVGGWPW; this comes from the coding sequence ATGCTGTCTTTTTTATATCTTCAAAATTACAAAAATCTGGCTCTACCCGATAAACTAGAGTTGAAAAATCTCAATATTTTTATCGGCTCGAATGGTTCGGGTAAAAGTAATTTAATTAATTGTTTAAAGTTTTTAAAAGACTGTCTAACCACTGTTCCTGAGCAAAGCCGGGGGGTTAGTAGCTTTGAAGATGCAATTTATAAAATCGGAGGGGATCGGATTTTAGACCGGAATATACTTAGTCCTGCACAACTTCGGTTGGTCTATGGGTTTAATATTTCTGATAATAGGATTTTAGATTTAAAAATTTTTTGTAGTGATAAAAGAGTAAGTATTTCAGAAGAATTTTTATATAGAGGAGATACTTTTTATGAAAATTACAATAATTCCGAACCTTTTTATTATTACAAATTTCATAATAAAGAAGTCAATCAAGGTGTTATTTCTGTATATAATCCAGAAGAGAAAAGAACTCGCTTTGAAGTATTAACTAATATTTCTAATAAGATTTTAGGATTAGCTGCCATTTCCAGCCTTCTAGAAGATAGTCCATTTCCTCCTACAAATACTCCTGTATATAAAATTAGACAAGAAATTGTAGAAACTGTCTCAAAATGGCAATTTTATAATGCTAATAATATGAATTTAAATTTAATAAGAACCTCAGAGCCTAAATTAGGACTTAGTGATATTTATTTATCTCCTTCTGGAGATAATTTACCATTAGTCTTAGATAATTTAAGCTATAAAATTGATTTTGAGGATAAAATTAATTTAGCAGTAAAATCTATTCTGCCAACAACTCGCCGTGTTAGAGCCATTCGTTCAGGCCAATTATCTCTAACTGTAGAATGGTATTTTGACGGAATTAATGAGCCATTTTATCTTAATGAAATGTCAGATGGAACTGTAAGAATGTTATGTTGGGCTACAATCTTATTTTCTCCTCATCTACCTTCTTTATTAGTCATTGATGAACCAGAATTAGGCTTGCACGTTGCTTGGATGCCAATATTAGCAGAATGGATTAAAGAAGCCGCCACAAAAACCCAAATTATTATTACTACCCACAGTCCAGATTTATTAGATCACTTTACAGATTCTTTAGAGAATGTTTTCTGTTTTTATGGTAGTGATAAAAGCCATTTTTCAGTAACTAATTTATCTAAAGATATGCTAGACACAAAACTCGATGAAGGATGGCAATTAGGAGATTTATATCGAGTGGGAGATCCCAGTGTAGGGGGATGGCCGTGGTAG
- the lepA gene encoding translation elongation factor 4, translated as MTDVPVSRIRNFSIIAHIDHGKSTLADRMLQVTGTVEERKMKEQFLDNLDLERERGITIKLQAARMNYTAKDGQHYVLNLIDTPGHVDFSYEVSRSLAACEGALLVVDASQGVEAQTLANVYLALENNLEIIPVLNKIDLPGAEPERVAEEIEEIVGLDCSGIIKASAKEGIGIDEILESIVHLVPPPQDTTNQPLRALIFDSYYDAYRGVVVYFRVMDGTVKKGDRVLLMASGKEYEIDELGVLSPHQIQVNELHAGEVGYFAAAIKTVEDARVGDTITLAQKPASEPLPGYKEAKPMVFCGLFPTDSDQYESLRDALNKLKLNDAALNFEPETSTAMGFGFRCGFLGLLHMEIVQERLEREYDLDLITTAPSVVYQVTTTDEEVLEIDNPSQLPPPQKRIKIEEPYVKVEILTPETYVGALMDLCQSRRGEFKDMRYFTQTRTALIYELPLAEIVTDFFDQLKSRTRGYASMEYHLIGYRENELVKLDIMVNGDGVDALAMIVHRDKAYNVGRALTEKLKELIPRHQFKVPIQAAIGAKIIASEHIPALRKDVLAKCYGGDITRKKKLLEKQAKGKKRMKSIGTVDVPQEAFMAVLRLNNES; from the coding sequence ATGACTGACGTTCCCGTCTCTCGAATTCGCAACTTCTCTATTATCGCCCACATAGATCACGGTAAATCTACCCTCGCCGATCGAATGTTACAGGTCACTGGTACTGTCGAGGAGCGTAAAATGAAGGAACAGTTCCTCGATAATCTCGACTTAGAACGGGAACGAGGGATTACCATTAAATTACAAGCGGCGCGGATGAACTACACCGCTAAAGATGGTCAACACTATGTCCTGAATTTAATTGATACCCCGGGGCACGTAGATTTTTCTTATGAAGTCTCCCGTTCTTTAGCCGCTTGTGAGGGCGCTTTATTAGTGGTGGATGCTTCCCAAGGGGTAGAAGCGCAAACCTTAGCCAATGTTTACTTAGCATTAGAAAATAATTTAGAAATTATTCCTGTTCTCAATAAAATCGATTTACCCGGCGCAGAACCGGAAAGAGTCGCCGAAGAAATAGAAGAAATTGTCGGACTTGATTGTAGTGGAATTATTAAAGCATCGGCTAAAGAAGGCATCGGGATTGATGAGATTTTAGAATCTATTGTACATCTAGTTCCTCCTCCCCAAGACACCACCAATCAACCCTTACGCGCACTTATTTTTGATAGCTATTATGATGCTTATCGCGGAGTGGTGGTCTATTTTCGGGTGATGGATGGTACTGTCAAAAAAGGTGATCGCGTTCTTTTAATGGCTTCGGGTAAGGAGTATGAAATTGATGAGTTAGGTGTGCTTTCTCCTCATCAAATTCAAGTCAATGAACTTCATGCTGGAGAGGTGGGATATTTTGCCGCCGCTATTAAAACCGTAGAAGATGCCCGGGTGGGTGATACTATTACTCTAGCTCAAAAACCCGCTTCAGAGCCTTTACCGGGTTATAAAGAAGCGAAACCGATGGTATTTTGCGGCTTATTCCCCACTGACTCGGATCAATATGAAAGTTTACGGGATGCCCTCAATAAGCTTAAACTTAATGATGCGGCGCTCAATTTTGAACCTGAAACCTCAACAGCAATGGGGTTTGGTTTCCGTTGTGGATTTTTAGGCTTGTTGCACATGGAAATTGTGCAGGAACGTCTAGAGAGAGAATATGATTTAGATTTAATTACTACGGCTCCTAGTGTAGTTTATCAAGTCACCACCACTGACGAGGAAGTTTTAGAAATTGATAATCCCAGTCAGTTACCGCCCCCTCAAAAACGAATCAAAATAGAAGAACCTTATGTTAAGGTAGAAATCCTGACCCCAGAAACCTACGTTGGCGCATTGATGGACTTGTGTCAAAGTCGGCGGGGAGAGTTTAAGGATATGCGCTATTTTACCCAAACTCGCACCGCTTTGATTTATGAGTTGCCTTTGGCGGAGATTGTAACTGACTTTTTCGATCAATTAAAGTCCCGCACTCGTGGCTATGCGAGTATGGAATATCATCTGATTGGCTATCGAGAAAATGAGTTAGTTAAGTTAGATATTATGGTCAATGGAGATGGTGTGGATGCTTTAGCCATGATTGTTCACCGAGATAAAGCTTATAATGTGGGACGTGCTTTAACGGAAAAACTCAAAGAATTAATCCCCCGTCATCAGTTTAAAGTGCCTATTCAAGCGGCTATCGGGGCTAAAATTATTGCCAGTGAACATATTCCGGCTTTACGAAAGGATGTATTAGCTAAATGTTACGGCGGTGATATTACCCGTAAGAAGAAACTCTTAGAAAAGCAAGCTAAGGGTAAGAAACGCATGAAATCTATTGGAACAGTTGATGTTCCTCAAGAGGCGTTTATGGCGGTACTACGGTTAAATAACGAATCGTAG
- a CDS encoding type II toxin-antitoxin system CcdA family antitoxin: MNDNAVSSQRATDKVEISIHIDSELLEQIKHLTNDPSRVIETAIKQWLKGERDRDDDLTRTFRRNPPVPPKGEWND, translated from the coding sequence ATGAACGATAACGCGGTATCCTCTCAGCGTGCGACTGACAAAGTCGAAATTTCCATTCACATTGATTCTGAGCTACTAGAGCAAATCAAACATCTAACCAATGACCCGAGTCGCGTTATAGAAACGGCGATTAAACAATGGTTAAAAGGAGAAAGAGACAGAGATGATGATCTAACTCGTACTTTTAGGCGGAATCCGCCTGTTCCTCCTAAAGGTGAATGGAATGATTAA
- a CDS encoding ATP-binding protein, which translates to MKSLINYNGFPSLGMKGNIPLAGPTGWQDLGAELIFIQDKSGRYLSFAWPDAYKYDIVCEKIVGSSIDAVFSPVLPEVYQKRIQKILERRIPEQFYCLFRYQGQFFPLELVISPILVKEEKPHRVLVMGHLLSEVEMSHTNLSSLPSHLDPYQQLLTKIARKIRRTLNLETIWQQTVDSIGNALQVSRCLMIAYSTKAEQLEIKAEYCHPCSNSILDCSFDWQAEPYWRQALMQSEPVIVDQLALDAFQAKSVLVVSTFYQNERNGLICLQQCKHLRPWSAAEIEFVQELADQVGTAIAHATLYQELEQATHAAEEASRLKSEFLASTTHELRTPLNGIIGFLRLILDGMADDPEEQREFLEEAHNSALHLLNLINDILDLAKIEAGKMVLNLSPVDLNELFEAVNNFTCPQAQQKNLSFKLKKPHTHTPILLYGNYQRLLQVMLNLVGNAIKFTHEGGIVVSAEVVKKKIFCHDQEFPAIAKISVADTGIGVSLEQQAKLFEKFVQIDGSHTKAYGGTGLGLAISQKLVQAMGGQIDFYSMGEGLGSTVTFTVPLCQVPVMKTVPLSSDEEDEEDDVSDLIFESE; encoded by the coding sequence ATGAAATCGCTGATAAATTATAATGGTTTTCCAAGCCTAGGGATGAAAGGGAATATTCCCCTAGCCGGTCCGACAGGATGGCAAGATTTAGGGGCTGAATTAATTTTTATTCAAGATAAGTCTGGTAGATATCTCTCCTTTGCCTGGCCAGACGCTTATAAATATGATATTGTTTGTGAAAAAATTGTGGGCAGTTCTATTGATGCAGTGTTTTCCCCTGTACTGCCGGAAGTCTATCAAAAAAGAATACAGAAAATTTTAGAACGTCGCATTCCTGAACAGTTTTATTGTCTATTTCGCTATCAAGGACAGTTTTTTCCCTTAGAGTTAGTGATAAGCCCGATCTTGGTTAAAGAAGAAAAACCTCACAGGGTTTTAGTCATGGGGCATCTATTAAGCGAGGTCGAAATGTCTCATACAAATCTCTCTTCACTCCCGAGTCATCTCGATCCCTATCAACAACTTTTAACGAAAATTGCTCGAAAAATTCGTCGTACCCTAAATTTAGAAACGATCTGGCAGCAAACAGTAGATAGTATCGGCAATGCTTTACAAGTTAGCCGTTGCCTGATGATTGCTTATAGCACTAAAGCTGAACAGCTAGAAATTAAAGCCGAATATTGTCATCCTTGTTCGAATTCCATTTTAGACTGTAGCTTTGATTGGCAAGCGGAACCCTATTGGCGACAGGCATTAATGCAGTCAGAACCGGTTATTGTGGATCAATTGGCGTTAGATGCTTTCCAAGCTAAATCAGTTTTAGTGGTTTCTACCTTTTATCAAAATGAGCGCAATGGTTTAATCTGTTTACAACAATGTAAACATCTTCGCCCCTGGAGTGCCGCAGAAATTGAATTTGTACAGGAATTAGCCGATCAGGTGGGAACAGCGATCGCCCATGCCACTCTCTATCAAGAACTGGAACAGGCGACTCATGCGGCAGAGGAAGCTTCCCGTCTCAAGAGTGAATTTTTGGCTTCAACCACCCATGAATTGAGAACTCCTCTCAATGGAATTATCGGCTTTTTAAGATTAATTTTAGATGGGATGGCCGATGATCCCGAAGAACAACGAGAGTTTCTAGAAGAGGCCCATAATTCTGCCCTTCATCTGTTGAATTTAATTAATGATATTTTGGATTTAGCTAAAATTGAAGCGGGTAAAATGGTTTTAAACCTCAGCCCAGTAGATTTAAATGAATTATTTGAAGCGGTTAATAATTTTACCTGTCCTCAAGCGCAACAAAAAAATCTGAGTTTTAAACTTAAAAAACCTCATACCCATACCCCCATTTTACTTTACGGTAATTATCAGCGACTGTTACAGGTGATGTTAAATTTAGTGGGTAATGCCATTAAATTTACTCATGAAGGGGGAATTGTGGTAAGTGCAGAAGTGGTGAAGAAAAAAATTTTCTGTCATGACCAAGAATTTCCCGCCATAGCTAAAATTAGCGTGGCTGATACGGGTATAGGCGTTTCTTTAGAACAACAAGCTAAATTATTTGAAAAATTTGTACAAATAGATGGTTCTCACACGAAAGCTTACGGGGGTACAGGGTTAGGGTTGGCTATTTCTCAAAAATTGGTACAAGCGATGGGAGGACAAATAGATTTTTACAGCATGGGAGAAGGACTGGGATCGACGGTGACTTTTACTGTTCCCCTGTGTCAAGTTCCTGTGATGAAAACGGTTCCTTTATCCTCAGACGAAGAAGATGAGGAAGATGATGTCAGTGATCTCATTTTTGAGTCAGAATAA
- a CDS encoding DUF3386 domain-containing protein, with translation MTQATQGRDIFQAAYLNRYTWDEHFPGYSAEIHLKQGDEVYTGTIRVNSDYSVEVDGIEDEKVKESVYNQLRDIVTHRKPGNFEQAHGKNKFTLGEKDHTGAVEILVEGDAMGSNYKVRGQEICQVSRVMGPMAFTINTEESLETESGYISTKYNAIFRNSKTNELKGKRDFSESYEKVGNYYLPSRQVIEAIEPGGERITTEFNFKNIKLLEPAVVS, from the coding sequence ATGACCCAAGCAACTCAAGGAAGAGACATTTTTCAAGCCGCTTACCTGAACCGTTACACATGGGATGAGCATTTCCCCGGTTATAGCGCCGAAATCCATCTCAAACAAGGAGATGAGGTTTATACTGGCACTATTCGCGTTAACTCGGACTACAGTGTAGAAGTGGATGGGATTGAAGATGAAAAAGTGAAAGAGAGTGTTTATAATCAGTTACGAGATATCGTTACCCATCGTAAACCGGGCAACTTTGAACAAGCTCATGGCAAGAATAAATTTACTTTAGGTGAAAAAGACCACACCGGTGCCGTAGAAATCCTTGTAGAAGGCGATGCAATGGGGTCTAATTATAAAGTGAGAGGCCAAGAAATTTGTCAGGTTAGCCGCGTGATGGGGCCGATGGCTTTTACTATTAATACCGAAGAAAGTCTCGAAACTGAATCGGGTTATATTTCTACTAAGTATAATGCCATCTTCCGCAATTCTAAGACTAATGAATTGAAGGGCAAACGCGATTTTAGCGAAAGTTACGAAAAAGTGGGGAATTATTATCTTCCTTCTCGCCAAGTCATAGAAGCTATTGAACCAGGAGGAGAAAGAATTACCACTGAGTTTAATTTCAAAAATATCAAGTTGCTTGAGCCTGCTGTTGTTAGTTAA
- a CDS encoding type II toxin-antitoxin system VapC family toxin — MIYLVDTNVLLRFSFRDDPLHLIVRTAVRKLKEDGHKLQPTSQNFIEFWNVATRPTDKNGFGITLREADRSLRLLERLFPVLADAPNLYSEWRKIVVQFGVSGVQVHDARLVAAMITNNITHILTFNTKDFARYNSYGITAVNPTTI, encoded by the coding sequence ATGATCTATCTGGTGGATACAAATGTCTTGTTACGTTTTTCTTTCCGTGATGACCCTCTACATTTAATAGTACGAACGGCAGTACGAAAACTCAAAGAAGATGGTCATAAGCTACAACCCACCTCGCAAAACTTTATTGAGTTCTGGAATGTTGCCACTCGGCCTACTGACAAAAACGGTTTTGGGATCACCCTTAGAGAAGCGGATAGGTCGTTACGTTTGCTTGAGCGTCTTTTTCCTGTGTTAGCTGATGCACCTAACCTTTATTCAGAGTGGCGTAAAATTGTGGTTCAATTTGGTGTTTCAGGTGTCCAAGTTCATGACGCTCGTCTTGTGGCGGCGATGATAACCAATAATATTACTCATATTCTGACGTTCAATACAAAAGATTTTGCTCGATACAACAGCTATGGAATTACAGCAGTCAATCCGACAACAATCTAG
- a CDS encoding nucleoside deaminase: MNFSRPTEQDERMIEKVIALASDAISRNKVGVAALLACGDEIIVLDHNPFADTQNPLDHAEIVVLNKAGSYLTKCSQEQKSKLTLYSTLEPCLICLLAASFVGIRRIVYAALAEDANQQGQLIKGMTARTINPYLTKGEMELIPGVKREQGKALLEQMGIFSSAE; encoded by the coding sequence ATGAATTTTTCCCGACCCACAGAACAAGATGAACGAATGATTGAAAAAGTGATTGCTCTTGCTTCTGATGCAATCTCAAGAAATAAAGTTGGTGTAGCCGCTCTTTTGGCTTGTGGTGATGAAATAATAGTCCTTGATCATAATCCATTTGCAGATACTCAAAACCCACTCGATCACGCTGAAATAGTAGTGCTTAATAAAGCCGGTTCTTATTTAACAAAATGCAGCCAGGAGCAAAAGTCTAAATTGACATTATATTCAACTTTAGAACCTTGTTTAATCTGTTTACTAGCCGCTTCATTTGTTGGCATTAGACGAATTGTTTATGCGGCTTTAGCAGAAGATGCTAACCAACAAGGACAGCTAATTAAAGGCATGACAGCAAGAACCATTAATCCTTATTTGACTAAGGGAGAAATGGAATTAATTCCTGGAGTAAAGCGAGAACAAGGAAAAGCTTTATTAGAACAAATGGGAATATTTAGTTCTGCTGAGTAA